In a genomic window of Shouchella clausii:
- the hemC gene encoding hydroxymethylbilane synthase, whose amino-acid sequence MRKIVIGTRRSKLALTQTHWVIEQLKQLGVPYEFEVKEIVTKGDRILDVTLSKVGGKGLFVKEIEAALRSGEIDVAVHSMKDVPSELLEEFTLAAITEREDPRDVLVSEDGHTLDELPAGAIVGTSSLRRSAQILHRRPDVQVKWIRGNVETRLRKLKEEDFSAIVLAAAGLKRLGYDEDIITEYLDKDVCLPAIGQGALGLECRVDDVETTELLAKLHHEETGKAVLAERAFLKEMNGGCQVPIGGYATVLEDGAVFLTGLVGSPDGKTILKEAKSGMVAEELGKEVSSLLTAQGAGAILEKVRSELEGS is encoded by the coding sequence ATGCGAAAGATTGTGATTGGCACACGCCGAAGCAAATTGGCGTTAACGCAAACACATTGGGTCATTGAGCAGCTTAAACAGCTTGGCGTTCCCTATGAGTTTGAAGTGAAAGAAATTGTGACGAAGGGCGACCGTATTCTCGACGTGACGTTATCAAAAGTAGGCGGGAAAGGGTTGTTTGTTAAAGAAATTGAAGCAGCGCTCCGCTCTGGGGAAATTGATGTTGCCGTCCACTCAATGAAAGATGTGCCGTCCGAACTGTTGGAAGAATTCACTCTTGCTGCGATTACAGAGCGAGAAGATCCACGGGATGTGCTTGTGAGCGAAGATGGCCACACACTGGACGAGCTTCCAGCTGGTGCAATTGTCGGTACAAGCAGCTTACGGCGTTCTGCGCAAATTTTACATAGGCGCCCAGATGTGCAAGTAAAATGGATACGGGGCAATGTGGAGACCCGTTTGCGCAAATTAAAAGAGGAAGATTTTTCGGCGATCGTCTTGGCTGCAGCTGGGTTAAAGCGGCTTGGCTATGACGAGGACATCATTACCGAATACTTAGACAAAGACGTATGCTTGCCTGCGATTGGCCAAGGGGCGCTAGGGCTTGAATGCCGTGTGGACGACGTGGAAACAACGGAACTGTTAGCAAAGCTGCACCATGAAGAAACAGGAAAAGCCGTTTTGGCTGAACGTGCCTTTTTAAAGGAAATGAACGGCGGTTGCCAAGTGCCGATTGGCGGGTATGCAACGGTGCTTGAGGATGGCGCAGTATTCCTGACAGGGCTTGTCGGTTCTCCTGACGGCAAAACGATACTAAAAGAAGCAAAAAGTGGAATGGTTGCGGAGGAGCTAGGGAAAGAGGTGTCTAGCCTGTTGACTGCGCAAGGGGCTGGAGCCATTCTTGAAAAGGTCAGGAGCGAATTGGAAGGGTCATGA
- the spoVID gene encoding stage VI sporulation protein D, protein MAQEQSSTLTFSIEDSVWLNQGQQIDEILGMTLTPEIFVDQDGEHVTIKGGLRFVGEYKIDRGVEEEKRIDDGESFADLSDFRQSGQLTEHEGEVGEIEHLFPIDITIPMARIQHIDDIFVEIASFDYDLPEKGCIQLTADVSISGMKAEKQEADADDRELEQEEQDAEEAEETAFSFTAYKDPDGEEPIVQKPTVESEEQQTAPAGAENAQEDREQVLDISAALEAALENKHETSPPSEPVLPRSTENEWDVEQEKEASVETTEDEGIEAGAEEIRYEESQQQEEALAGDDQELEEVALEEQDQKGEREENATYLTSMLRNEVEQFTKWKMCIIQENETLDTIAERYELSASQLTRYNNLADEQVSEGQILYIPVKAK, encoded by the coding sequence GTGGCGCAGGAGCAATCATCGACGTTAACCTTTTCCATAGAAGATTCCGTATGGCTGAACCAAGGGCAACAAATTGACGAAATTCTTGGCATGACCTTAACGCCAGAGATCTTTGTCGATCAAGACGGCGAGCATGTAACGATTAAGGGTGGACTACGTTTTGTCGGTGAGTACAAAATTGACCGTGGTGTAGAAGAAGAAAAGCGCATTGATGATGGCGAATCATTTGCTGACTTGAGCGATTTCCGCCAATCTGGCCAATTGACTGAGCATGAAGGGGAAGTTGGCGAGATTGAGCATTTGTTTCCAATTGATATTACAATCCCGATGGCTAGAATTCAACATATTGACGATATTTTTGTGGAAATTGCCAGCTTTGACTATGATCTGCCAGAGAAAGGCTGTATTCAATTGACGGCTGACGTGAGCATTAGCGGCATGAAAGCGGAAAAGCAGGAAGCTGATGCAGATGACCGTGAGCTCGAACAGGAAGAACAAGATGCGGAAGAAGCGGAAGAAACGGCTTTTTCTTTCACTGCTTACAAGGATCCTGACGGAGAAGAGCCGATTGTGCAAAAACCAACAGTTGAATCCGAGGAACAACAAACAGCACCAGCTGGCGCAGAAAATGCCCAAGAAGATAGAGAGCAAGTGTTGGACATCTCTGCCGCTTTGGAAGCAGCACTTGAAAATAAACATGAAACATCACCGCCTTCTGAGCCGGTGTTGCCAAGGTCAACAGAAAATGAATGGGACGTTGAACAAGAGAAAGAAGCGTCAGTGGAAACGACTGAAGATGAGGGGATAGAAGCCGGAGCAGAAGAGATTCGTTATGAGGAATCTCAGCAGCAGGAAGAAGCGCTAGCAGGCGATGACCAAGAACTAGAAGAAGTAGCACTTGAAGAGCAAGATCAAAAAGGGGAGCGAGAAGAAAATGCGACGTATTTGACGAGCATGCTCAGAAATGAAGTTGAGCAATTTACAAAGTGGAAAATGTGCATCATTCAAGAAAATGAAACGCTTGACACGATTGCGGAGCGGTATGAACTGTCTGCAAGCCAATTGACACGCTATAACAATTTAGCTGATGAACAGGTATCGGAAGGGCAAATTCTCTATATACCTGTGAAAGCGAAGTAG
- the hemL gene encoding glutamate-1-semialdehyde 2,1-aminomutase codes for MGNWTKSIEAFKEAQPLMPGGVNSPVRAFKSVGMNPVYMKEGKGAKIKDIDGNEYIDYVLSWGPLILGHANDVVVEELKKATELGTSFGAPHEYETRLAKLVIERVPSIDVVRMVNSGTEATMSALRLARGYTGRNKILKFVGCYHGHGDSLLIKAGSGVATLGLPDSPGVPESVAQNTLTVHYNDLESVRYVFETFGDDLAAVIVEPVAGNMGVVPPEPGFLETLRTWTEENGTLLIFDEVMTGFRVGYTCAQGEFGVTPDLTCLGKVIGGGLPVGAFGGKREIMEQIAPSGPIYQAGTLSGNPLAMTAGYYTLSQLTKADYNEFARKAERLEAGLSAAANKHGIPHSINRAGSMIGLFFTDERVYNFEKAQTSDLDLFAAYFRGMLAEGISLAPSQFEGLFLSTAHSNEDIEATIAAAERVFQAIAAK; via the coding sequence ATGGGAAATTGGACAAAGTCGATTGAAGCATTTAAAGAAGCACAGCCGCTCATGCCAGGCGGAGTGAACAGCCCGGTGCGGGCATTTAAATCAGTAGGCATGAACCCGGTTTACATGAAAGAGGGGAAAGGCGCAAAGATAAAAGACATTGACGGGAATGAATACATTGATTATGTCCTGTCTTGGGGGCCGCTCATTTTAGGACATGCCAATGACGTTGTCGTCGAAGAGTTAAAAAAAGCAACAGAACTGGGGACAAGTTTTGGTGCTCCCCATGAATATGAAACGAGGCTTGCCAAACTTGTCATCGAGCGTGTTCCTTCAATTGACGTTGTCCGGATGGTCAATTCGGGGACGGAGGCGACAATGAGCGCATTGCGTCTAGCACGGGGCTATACAGGGCGTAACAAAATTTTAAAATTTGTCGGCTGTTACCATGGACATGGCGACTCACTGTTAATTAAAGCAGGTTCTGGTGTGGCAACACTGGGCCTCCCTGATAGTCCAGGTGTTCCAGAAAGTGTAGCCCAAAATACATTGACGGTGCATTACAATGATTTGGAGAGCGTCCGCTATGTATTTGAGACGTTTGGAGATGATTTGGCAGCCGTCATTGTCGAGCCAGTCGCAGGGAATATGGGAGTTGTTCCTCCAGAACCAGGCTTCTTAGAAACATTGCGAACATGGACGGAAGAAAACGGTACGCTCCTTATTTTTGATGAAGTCATGACTGGCTTCCGTGTTGGTTATACGTGTGCACAAGGGGAATTTGGCGTAACGCCTGACCTTACATGCCTTGGGAAAGTAATCGGCGGTGGTCTCCCTGTCGGCGCCTTTGGCGGCAAACGGGAAATTATGGAGCAAATCGCCCCAAGCGGTCCGATTTACCAAGCAGGAACCCTTTCTGGAAATCCCCTTGCTATGACGGCAGGTTATTACACACTTTCACAGCTTACAAAAGCAGATTACAATGAGTTTGCTCGTAAAGCAGAGCGTTTAGAAGCTGGTCTTTCAGCCGCAGCGAACAAGCATGGCATTCCCCATTCGATTAACCGTGCTGGTTCGATGATTGGCTTATTCTTTACAGACGAGCGCGTGTATAACTTTGAAAAAGCGCAGACGTCCGACTTGGATTTGTTTGCTGCCTATTTCCGCGGAATGTTGGCAGAGGGCATATCTCTTGCCCCATCGCAGTTTGAAGGGTTGTTTTTATCGACGGCCCACTCAAACGAAGATATTGAGGCGACCATTGCAGCAGCAGAGCGAGTCTTTCAAGCAATCGCCGCGAAATAA
- a CDS encoding uroporphyrinogen-III synthase gives MKPLKGKHILITRDERQNERWAAELAALGAIPHSLPLIQCVTRNLTPALSETFAHLHQFAWVVFTSANGVRAFFDLYKGQPFTAKVAAVGPKTAQLLEDQGLHCDFIPSEYTGEALAKELVPLLAPRSDVLVVKGQLAKRTVYDILSSSDRQVIVTEMIVYDTICPAGAGEQAKRLEQKTFDYVTLTSTSAAVHYANVAPAAGIRAETIACIGPVTARAAKQCGLSPLVTASEYTVKGLIDTILNDIGGMKR, from the coding sequence ATGAAACCGCTAAAGGGGAAACATATTCTCATTACGAGAGATGAGCGGCAAAACGAAAGGTGGGCAGCCGAGCTAGCTGCTTTAGGCGCTATACCTCATTCTTTGCCGCTCATTCAATGCGTGACAAGGAATTTGACACCGGCACTTAGTGAAACATTTGCTCATTTACACCAGTTTGCTTGGGTTGTCTTTACGAGCGCAAATGGCGTGCGTGCTTTTTTTGACCTGTATAAAGGGCAGCCATTTACGGCAAAAGTAGCGGCGGTTGGCCCAAAAACAGCACAACTTCTTGAAGACCAGGGGCTACACTGCGATTTTATTCCGAGTGAATATACAGGTGAAGCGCTCGCAAAAGAGTTGGTTCCATTGCTTGCTCCACGTTCGGATGTATTGGTTGTAAAGGGACAACTGGCTAAAAGAACGGTGTACGACATCCTTTCATCATCAGACAGACAGGTCATTGTTACAGAAATGATCGTATACGATACAATATGCCCTGCCGGTGCTGGGGAACAGGCGAAACGTTTAGAACAAAAGACATTTGATTACGTTACGCTGACAAGCACTTCAGCGGCCGTGCATTACGCCAATGTCGCACCTGCAGCTGGAATTCGCGCCGAAACGATTGCCTGCATTGGCCCAGTCACAGCCCGAGCAGCAAAGCAATGTGGACTATCTCCTCTAGTGACTGCTAGCGAATATACGGTTAAAGGGCTAATTGATACGATTTTAAACGATATCGGGGGGATGAAACGATGA
- the hemB gene encoding porphobilinogen synthase: protein MNQPFMRHRRLRQSDAIRRMVRETTLQADDLIYPLFVTEEKNKKTEVPSMPGVYQFSLDRLNEEVGEVERLGIPVIILFGVPSEKDACGSQAYAEEGIVQRAIRQVKHTFPNMVVIADTCLCEFTDHGHCGLVKEGDVLNDESLALLTKTAVSQAEAGADIIAPSNMMDGFVYAIRNGLDEAGFTDIPIMSYAVKYASAFYGPFRDAANSAPAFGDRKTYQMDAANREEALREARSDVEQGADFLIVKPALSYLDIVREVKNETGMPLVAYNVSGEYAMVKAAAQNGWIDEKAMVMETLISMKRAGADLILTYHAKDVANWLKGS, encoded by the coding sequence ATGAACCAACCATTTATGCGCCACCGCCGTTTACGCCAAAGTGACGCGATTCGCCGCATGGTTCGGGAAACGACATTACAAGCTGATGATTTGATTTATCCGCTTTTTGTAACAGAAGAGAAAAACAAAAAGACGGAAGTGCCGTCGATGCCAGGGGTCTATCAGTTTTCACTTGATCGCCTAAATGAAGAAGTGGGGGAAGTGGAAAGGCTAGGGATCCCGGTTATTATTCTATTTGGTGTCCCATCAGAAAAAGATGCTTGTGGTTCACAAGCGTATGCGGAAGAAGGCATCGTCCAGCGTGCGATTCGGCAAGTAAAGCATACGTTTCCAAATATGGTCGTGATTGCTGATACTTGTTTATGCGAGTTTACGGACCACGGCCATTGCGGACTGGTGAAAGAAGGCGATGTTCTAAACGATGAAAGTTTAGCGTTGCTTACGAAAACGGCTGTTTCCCAAGCAGAAGCAGGGGCTGACATCATTGCCCCATCCAACATGATGGACGGCTTTGTTTATGCGATCCGCAACGGATTGGATGAGGCTGGTTTTACCGATATTCCAATTATGTCTTATGCCGTGAAATATGCTTCTGCGTTTTATGGCCCGTTCCGTGATGCTGCTAATAGCGCTCCTGCTTTTGGCGACCGCAAAACGTACCAAATGGATGCTGCCAACCGTGAAGAAGCTTTGCGAGAAGCCCGTTCAGACGTAGAGCAAGGAGCCGACTTTTTAATTGTCAAGCCTGCACTCTCCTATCTGGATATTGTCCGCGAAGTCAAAAATGAAACAGGCATGCCGCTTGTCGCTTATAACGTGAGCGGCGAATATGCAATGGTAAAAGCGGCCGCTCAAAATGGCTGGATCGATGAAAAAGCAATGGTAATGGAAACATTAATCAGCATGAAGCGGGCAGGAGCAGACTTGATTTTGACTTATCATGCCAAAGATGTAGCCAACTGGCTAAAAGGGAGCTGA
- the ccsA gene encoding cytochrome c biogenesis protein, whose product MDFVYPITVLLYSLSLIGYFIDFLTNNQKANRIAFWLLLFVWGLQTVYFVMRMFELDRLPLITPFEGLFFYAWSIVTVSLFINWKVKMAFLVFVLNVLGFAVMSGSLFVPSGDVTQATMDLLASELLVMHVVFILLSYTGFTVAAAAAVLYLLAHQLLKRRLWGKRLIRLDSLPQTEKFSYFASVASFPFYLVGVIWGVVWSISQYDHIWWTDAKTIWSLCVLAAYGLYFYLRLAIVGKGYRSIWLNIGAFAVLLVNYIVSGRYTDFHTWL is encoded by the coding sequence ATGGATTTCGTTTATCCAATCACCGTCTTGCTCTATAGTTTGAGCTTAATTGGATATTTTATCGACTTTTTGACTAACAACCAAAAAGCCAACCGAATTGCCTTTTGGTTGCTTTTGTTTGTGTGGGGTTTACAAACTGTCTACTTCGTTATGCGGATGTTTGAATTGGACCGACTCCCTTTAATTACTCCGTTTGAAGGGCTGTTTTTTTATGCATGGTCGATTGTGACCGTTTCGCTCTTCATTAATTGGAAAGTGAAAATGGCCTTTTTAGTGTTCGTCCTGAATGTCCTTGGTTTTGCCGTTATGTCAGGCAGCTTATTCGTCCCTTCTGGTGACGTGACACAAGCAACGATGGATTTGCTTGCCTCGGAACTGCTTGTCATGCATGTTGTGTTTATTTTGCTTTCCTACACAGGTTTTACTGTTGCGGCCGCTGCTGCAGTGCTCTATTTGCTTGCGCACCAGCTTTTGAAGCGACGGCTATGGGGAAAGCGGCTCATTCGCCTAGATTCGCTGCCACAAACGGAGAAGTTTTCATACTTCGCATCTGTGGCCAGTTTTCCGTTTTACTTAGTCGGCGTCATCTGGGGCGTCGTTTGGTCAATTAGCCAATATGACCATATTTGGTGGACGGATGCAAAAACGATTTGGTCATTGTGCGTTCTTGCCGCTTACGGGCTTTATTTTTATTTGCGGCTTGCAATTGTCGGAAAAGGCTATCGGTCGATTTGGCTTAATATAGGCGCTTTCGCCGTTTTGCTCGTTAACTATATTGTTAGCGGTCGTTATACAGATTTTCACACATGGTTATAA